A single region of the Marinobacter salinus genome encodes:
- a CDS encoding LutB/LldF family L-lactate oxidation iron-sulfur protein has translation MSETAQQSPHHIDVKEFHPRAQAAIHNPKIRQNFRKAMDGLMTKRKSAFEGWDLETLRDLGANIRLRALANLPDLLEQLEQKLTENGIKVHWAVDSDDACQIVRDICVARDAKSVIKGKSMVSEEMELNHYLEEQGITALESDLGEYIVQLAGETPSHIIMPAIHKNTGEISELMHEKTGTDLSHDVEYLTTAARLQLREKFMNADVGVSGVNFAVAETGTLCLVENEGNGRMTTTVPPCHIAVTGIEKVVPNLEDVTALMALLTRSATGQHITTYFNMISGPRKPDEMDGPEEVHLVLVDNGRSSIYQDNELLDTLRCIRCGACMNHCPVYTRVGGHTYGTTYPGPIGKILMPHLIGLDEGRHLPTASSLCGACGEVCPVKIPIPDLLVRLRQESVDGDKLHPAKVNGHGAKRGAMEAMVWKGWSWMHARPGAYRFGTNMAARFRKLQPGKIGGWTQFRTAPKLASKTLHERMKERGQ, from the coding sequence ATGAGCGAAACAGCCCAGCAATCGCCCCATCACATCGATGTAAAGGAATTCCACCCTCGCGCCCAGGCTGCGATTCACAACCCGAAAATCCGTCAGAATTTCCGCAAGGCAATGGACGGGTTGATGACCAAGCGCAAGAGCGCCTTTGAAGGCTGGGACCTGGAGACTCTGCGAGATCTGGGCGCCAACATTCGCTTGCGGGCCCTGGCCAACCTGCCGGATCTTCTGGAGCAGCTTGAACAAAAGCTGACGGAGAATGGCATCAAGGTGCACTGGGCAGTGGACAGTGACGACGCCTGCCAGATTGTCCGGGATATCTGCGTGGCGCGGGATGCCAAGAGCGTAATCAAGGGCAAGTCCATGGTGTCCGAGGAAATGGAACTGAATCATTACCTTGAGGAACAGGGCATTACCGCGCTGGAGTCTGACCTTGGCGAATACATTGTCCAGCTTGCCGGGGAGACCCCGTCGCACATCATTATGCCGGCAATTCACAAGAACACCGGCGAAATCTCCGAGTTGATGCATGAAAAAACCGGCACCGACCTGTCACATGATGTGGAGTACCTGACCACCGCAGCCCGCCTGCAACTCCGGGAAAAGTTCATGAACGCCGATGTCGGCGTCTCCGGCGTCAACTTTGCGGTGGCAGAAACTGGCACGCTGTGCCTGGTGGAGAACGAGGGTAACGGCCGGATGACAACCACTGTCCCGCCCTGCCATATTGCCGTCACGGGCATTGAGAAAGTCGTCCCGAACCTTGAGGACGTCACAGCCCTTATGGCGTTGCTGACGCGCTCCGCCACCGGCCAGCACATCACCACCTACTTCAATATGATTTCCGGTCCGCGCAAGCCGGACGAGATGGACGGTCCGGAAGAGGTTCACCTGGTACTGGTAGACAACGGCCGCTCGTCCATCTACCAGGACAACGAACTGCTGGACACCCTGCGCTGCATCCGCTGTGGCGCCTGCATGAACCACTGCCCGGTGTACACTCGCGTGGGTGGCCACACCTACGGAACCACCTACCCCGGCCCCATCGGCAAGATTCTGATGCCGCACCTGATTGGTCTGGATGAGGGGCGGCACCTGCCGACGGCCTCCAGCCTGTGCGGTGCCTGTGGTGAGGTCTGCCCGGTGAAGATCCCGATTCCGGACCTGCTGGTCCGGCTGCGCCAGGAGTCCGTCGACGGCGACAAGCTGCACCCGGCCAAGGTAAACGGCCACGGGGCCAAGCGCGGCGCCATGGAAGCCATGGTCTGGAAAGGCTGGAGCTGGATGCATGCCCGCCCCGGCGCCTACCGCTTCGGCACCAACATGGCGGCCCGCTTCCGCAAGCTGCAACCCGGGAAGATAGGTGGCTGGACGCAATTCCGCACCGCACCAAAACTTGCATCGAAAACCCTGCATGAACGGATGAAGGAGCGCGGACAGTGA
- a CDS encoding (Fe-S)-binding protein produces MVDSIKVYPAKPSKVYFYGTCLVDMFYPDAGMAGIQLLEREGIEVIFPQNQTCCGQPAYTSGYHDEARAVAKAQLGLFPEDWPIVVPSGSCGGMMRKHYPALFKDTSDEMKAAEIAGRVWELTDFLLHVCHIKLDDLGEPTTVAMHTSCSARREMGVAEVGPKLLGQLKNVNLVEQVRAEECCGFGGTFAIRHPEISGAMVSEKVDAIVDTGAKDFVTTDCGCLMNIDGYAEKNRKSLSGQHILSFLWERTNGTKGEPS; encoded by the coding sequence ATGGTTGATTCCATCAAGGTTTATCCGGCAAAACCCTCCAAAGTCTATTTCTATGGCACCTGTCTGGTGGACATGTTCTACCCGGACGCCGGCATGGCCGGCATCCAGTTACTGGAGCGGGAGGGCATTGAGGTTATTTTTCCCCAGAACCAGACCTGCTGCGGGCAACCGGCCTATACCTCCGGCTACCATGACGAAGCCCGTGCCGTGGCGAAAGCCCAGCTGGGCCTGTTCCCTGAAGACTGGCCCATCGTGGTGCCTTCCGGTTCCTGCGGCGGGATGATGCGCAAACACTACCCGGCTTTGTTCAAGGATACCTCTGATGAGATGAAAGCCGCTGAAATCGCCGGCCGGGTCTGGGAGCTGACGGATTTCCTGTTGCACGTTTGCCACATCAAGCTCGATGACCTGGGTGAACCCACCACTGTTGCCATGCACACCTCCTGTTCGGCACGCCGTGAAATGGGTGTGGCCGAGGTTGGCCCCAAACTGTTGGGGCAACTCAAAAACGTTAACCTGGTTGAGCAGGTTCGGGCCGAGGAGTGCTGCGGATTCGGTGGTACCTTCGCCATTCGCCACCCGGAAATCTCGGGCGCCATGGTGAGTGAAAAAGTGGATGCCATTGTCGATACCGGCGCGAAAGACTTTGTCACCACCGATTGCGGCTGCCTCATGAACATTGACGGTTACGCCGAGAAAAACCGGAAGTCACTCTCCGGACAGCACATCCTCAGTTTTCTGTGGGAGCGCACCAACGGCACGAAAGGGGAACCCTCATGA